The Salminus brasiliensis chromosome 20 unlocalized genomic scaffold, fSalBra1.hap2 SUPER_20_unloc_2, whole genome shotgun sequence sequence CAAACTGGACTGGAAGGCCAACACAGAGGCTGTGTACAGGAAGGGGATGAGCAGACTCTACATTCTGAGGAAGCTCAGGTCCTTTAATGTGTGCAGCAATATGCTGGAGACCTTCTAccagtctgttgttgctagtgcTTTTTTGTTGCAACCTGCTGGGGAGGCAGCATCAGGAGTGGAGATGCCAGTAAGCGCAACAAACTGATCAGGAAAGCTGGATCAGTCCTGGGCTGCTCTCTGGAAGGCTTTGAGGTGGTTGTGGAAACTCACtgccattctggagaacacttcTCACCCCCTCCATGATCTACTGGTCAAGTAGATCACGCCTCGTCACTGTGCCCGGACATTATTGTGCACTGAGTGTACTAATAGAACAGTCCCGCTGTTTCTCAATCAGACACTATTCTGTTCATCAgtatgtactgccacacagctctgtcatctgcactgccactttaaaactctatactgtactgataccacaggatgccttacatcactacattatattaatgtagttactgcactgttacattacacataattcattctgtatattacattatattaatgtaattattactgcactgcaatcactttttatgcttttatgcctctataatgctgctctcttgtttgattttgctgctgtaaaaactgactttccctgtggaataaataaagtgatctatctatctatctacagcgACCAATCACGGCTGTGCTAGTCTTAAAGCAACCGTAGCTTTGAGAAACTCCATCAGTGCTCTGAGGAACATTAACATTTGGAGAAACTATGGGAAACCTTTAGCAGGGAAATATGAAGATCAGGATCCTGCAGCACAAAGGTGACGCAAATATGGAGCcaatcagtgcatccctaactctttaaaaggttctgtggcCCTAAGTACGCTTAGCTCCCTGCCATACTGACGTAGTGAGGTAGAAGGAAAGAATGCTGGACTGGCTCTGTCAGGGctctgctgctcttctctctctctactgttaGTCGATCCTGATCTTCATATTATAACTGAATGACTGTGTTTGAGGAACAGTGGAACAGATCTGTTGCTCGAGATTTAAGAGAGATACCTTGAGCAGCTGCTGATGAGCCAGAAGAACTCCAGAGGAACCGTCAGAGGGATCACCAGCAGCTCTCAGTGAAGACAACTGCAGCAGAAGCTGATTATTCTTCTTCCTGACGCTGTCGTCGTCTCATGGGAACACCCGATCCCTCGTCTGCAGCTTCATTCTCTTGTGTATTTCTGGACCTCTGGAAATGTCTTGACAAGAGAGGAAGGACCAGTGGCACAACATACCTTCCCAGAATTACACCAAGAACCAGCCCTACAATCCCAAAGCTCACTGCTCCGATCCCTAACCCCCTCCGATATCCATCGCTGTTCCCCCTCAGATATCCATCATCGCTTCCTTTCTCATATCCCTTCTTCCAGATCCAGCTCTGCTGCAcatctgaaaacacacacagaacagaggagctccgtctgatcaacactgtccAGGAAAGTCTTCAGGAAAGGTCAGCTAGGGTTTAGCTCTAACCTGATGCCTGCAGTTGTCGTCTGTACTCTATGGAGGGACATGTTCTGCAGCTAGGCTTCTCTAACCAGAGTGGAAGAACAGTAAATATACTATAtagcgtatatatatatatatatatatatatatatatatatatatatatatatatatatatatagtaaatataaaCTATAAAAGCTCATACCTCGGACGCTCACTGTGTAGATATAAAGGACCTCATCATTCCTGGTGTCCCTCACAGTGTAGACTCCACTATCAGAAGGCTTCATATCTCTCAGCTCTAGAGCAGGTGTGAGTGAGGTTCTCCTCATGTACTCAGGGTTACACTTCAGTGACTGTCCCTCCACTGTACAGATCTGAACACTGGGTGCTCCAGCTTCACCACCGCTGTTATAAACCAGCTCCACTGGATCAGATATcttcaactccagcagcagagATTCACCAGGCTGTATCTCCACTGAAGATCTCACAGCTGAGGAGACACATGACCAGAACCTGCATTAACTCTTCTATCAGGTTCTACCAGCAGCAGTAGATCAGCAGAACCAGCACTTACGCTCAATCTGAAGCTGCGCATCACAAACGTCTTTACGATCACATGCACAGGTGTACCAGCCTCGCATACTGAAATCAACTCTAGTGATGATGAGGGAGATGTTCCCTTTCAGGTACTCTTCATGGATCATCTGATATCCCTCCTTCATTGATCTGCAGGAAGTCTGATCACACTCAGCCAGAACATCAGAGCGTTTATGGAACACCGTCCATCTGACCAGTCCAGGACATCTCTCAGAGCAGGGGAGAACAGCAGAGTCATGGAGCTTCACCTTCACTCTAGGACCTGGATTAGAttctagaaaaaagaaagtttttaacaaaaacagtcaacaGTCATCCATCAAACCCAAGCATCAAACCTGCATCTTCAAACAGTGAGAGACAAACTCAGCCCAATCCAGTCTGAGAGATCCAGCTGAACCTGCATGGATCCCTACTGGCTGTGGTTCCCAATCCAGGTCTTGGAGCACCCTCTGCCCTGCACGTTTTAGTGTTTACCCCAATCAGCTCATTACCAACCCCTTCCTGAGCTGAGGGTAGTGTGTTAGAGGGGAGTCCACCTGTCATCAGTTCAGTCTTCTGACCCCACCTCTCTGATCCGGCTGTGACCCCAGCCAGACCCTGAAGTTGTGATTCCTGGTGAGGACCACCCAAAGTCTTTGGGATCTAATGTTGTGCCCAGCCCCTCCGCACCTCCCCATCCGTGTGAACGTCACTGTTCGCTGGTCCAAGATCAAGGTAAGGGTAAAGTCTGTACAAACACCAACAACTACACACTTACCAGCAGTGATGATCAGTAAGAGCAGGACCCAGAGAGCAGATGTGAGGGACTGCATGACTGACctacagagaaacacacagcacCGTCAGCACTGACCAGAGCAGGTGAGGTAGAAGAGAGCACAGACCCACACCACTTGCTTTTCTCCACCTATGGGCATGTCCCTGATATTCTGCATCCCACCACACTGTCCTAAAGCCCACTGCCCCTGTTCCAACACATTTAACGTTCCTGTAAGGAATATTATCACCCTGATGTAGCGCTGCACGTACTCGAGCAGGGAACGGGACATCGCTGAGAACCAGTGGATCACTCCTTTCTAGTGAGGGTCTTCTCCCAGCTGGTCTCTGTGTGATGATTTAAGTACATGGGTAAAACATTCACAGCTTCAAACTCAGGCCAGGAATGTATCCACAGTCACATTCTCAGTGTATTGGGGTCTTAACGGGGACAGATGAGCCGACTCTTAGTTTAATATAGATtctagaaatgtgtgtgtgtatatataatatatagattatagaaatgtgtgtgtataaaatctatataatacatagattatagatttaatataatatagattatagaaatgtgtgtgtgtgtataatatttataatatatagattatagatttaatataatatagattatagaaatgtgtgtgtgtataaaatatatataatatatagattatagatttaatataatatagattatagaaatgtgtgtgtttatataatatatagattatagatttaatataatatagattatagaaatgtgtgtgtataaaatatataatatatagattatagatttaatataaaatagattatagaaatgtgtgtgtatataatatatagattatagatttaatataatatagattatagaaatgtgtgtgtataatatatataatatatagattatagatttaatataatatagattatagaaatgtgtgtatataatatatataatatatagattatagatttaatataatatagattatagaaatgtgtgtgtatataatatatataatacatagtttatagatttaatataatatagattatagaaatgtgtgtgtataaaatatataatatatagattatagatttaatataaaatagattatagaaatgtgtgtgtatataatatatagattatagatttaatataatatagattatagaaatgtgtgtgtataatatatataatatatagattatagatttaatataatatagattatagaaatgtgtgtatataatatatataatatatagattatagatttaatataatatagattatagaaatgtgtgtgtatataatatatataatacatagtttatagatttaatataatatagattatagaaatgtgtgtgtatataatatatataatacatagtttatagatttaatataatatagattatagaaatgtgtgtgtataaaatatataatatatatattttatagatttaatataaaatagattatagaaatgtgtgtgtatataatatatagattatagatttaatataatatagattatagaaatgtgtgtataatatatataatatatagattatagatttaatataaaatagattatagaaatgtgtgtgtgtatataatatatagattatagatttaatataatatagattatagaaatgtgtgtgtataatatatataatatatagattatagatttaatataaaatagattatagaaatgtgtgtgtttgtatataatatatagattatagatttaatataaaatagattatagaaatgtgtgtgtatataatatatagattatagatttaatataatatagattatagaaatgtgtgtgtatataatatatagattatagatttaatataatatagattatagaaatgtgtgtgtataatatatataatatatagattatagatttaatataaaatagattatagaaatgtgtgtatataatatatagagtatagatttaatataatatagattatagaaatgtgtgtgtataatatatagattatagatttaatataatatagattatagaaatgtgtgtgtttatatataatatatagattatagatttaatataatatagattatagaaatgtgtgtgtgtgtatataatatatagattatagatttaatataaaatacagaGCAGAAAGTGAAAGGCTGTGTCAGAGATGAGCTCTGTAGGATGAGAGGCATGTCCCTAACGGAGCAGTAGGATGGGCGGGGCGGTGACGGGGTTTGGGGGCGTGGCGATCTTTTTTAAacgtaataaataataaagttagTTTAGCGAAGATTAAAGGATTTAGTTGGTAGTTTTCCATGGTTTTAACCCCAAACTGTGTCTGTACCGGTTCCTCTCCGCTCTGATCAATGCTGAGGAAGAGTGGAGTTCCCAAACCCTCCTGAACTTTCTCTCCAAATGAGAAGAACCCGAGTCCTCCAAACCCTCCTGAACTTTCTCTCCAAATGAGAAGAACCCGAGTCCTCCAAACCCTCCTGAACTTTCTCTCCAAATGAGAAGAACCCAAGTCCTCCAAACCCTCCTGAACTTTCTCTCCAAATGAGAAGAACCCGAGTCCTCCAAACCCTCCTGAACTTTCTCTCCAAATGAGAAGAACCCGAGTCCTCCAAACCCTCCAGCTCAGGATAAAGCTCGGGGATAAAGCTCGGGACTAAAGCTCGGGGATAAAGCTCGGGACTAAAGCTCGGGGATAAAGTTCGGGGATAAAGCTCGGGGCTAAAGCTCGGGGATAAAGCTCGGGACTAAAGCTCGGGGATAAAGCTCGGGGATAAAGCTCGGGACTAAAGCTCGGGACTAAAGCTCGGGACTAAAGCTCGGGGATAAAGCTCGGGACTAAAGCTCGGGGCTAAAGCTCGGGGATAAAGCTCGGGACAGGAGGATCAGCCGGGCAGGGGTTGAAGCTGAGGGTGGTTCAGTGCTTACCTCTCCTCCGAAGCAGCCTGAAGAAGGAAAATCAGCTCCGAAACACAAATTTCAGCTCGACCACGAAGCTCCTGCAGATCCGAAGGTCCAGTGGgtgttttctgcatctggatctgaATCTGGATCTGGGTCACCCCCTCTcccctcctctgtctctctctctctcccttccttcctCTGTCTCAGAAGTGTGgtgggtgtgtttttgggagggtGTCATATTACCGTTATAACTGGAAGGGTGGAGGCTTTCTGCGCTTCACTGCTGCTCCATCTTCCTCGGTTGGGTCAGAAGGTCAGAAGGTGTGGAGCAGGTTGTGGAGCTGGTACCGGTGTCCCGTTACAGCCCTGTTGTTCAGCCTCTATCTGATCTCTTTGTTCAGCCAGTGATCTTCCAGAGCAGCGTCTGTTCATCAGTGCTAATATTCCTGATATGATGCCCTGCTGTAGTTCAGTAGctgtacagtaacagtagtGAATAGCGGGGCGGGTCGAGTTCATGTAGAACTTGAGGTTCTGAGGTTCTGGGAAAGACTGAAGATCTTCTTAAAGACCTGGTTGAGAAGCTAAACGGTTCTGACAGCGCGTCGAAGCGTCAGACCCAGTGTCTTCAGCTCCTTCACCACTTCCAGTCCTAATAAGAGCTGGCCTCATATCTGAAcacgttggacagatgtttactGTATGTCTGAAcacgttggacagatgtttactGTATATCTGAACatgttggacagatgtttacaGTATATCTGAACACGTTGAACAGATGTTTACTGTATACCTGAACACTTGGACAGATGTTTAATGTATATCTGAACacattggacagatgtttacTGTATATCTGAACACTTGGACAGATGTTTACAGTATATCTGAAcacgttggacagatgtttactGTATATCTGAAcacgttggacagatgtttactGTATGTCTGAAcacgttggacagatgtttactGTATGTCTGAAcacgttggacagatgtttactGTATACGTGAAcacgttggacagatgtttactGTATGTCTGAAcacgttggacagatgtttactGTATACGTGAAcacgttggacagatgtttactGTATGTCTGAAcacgttggacagatgtttacCTCAGCCTTTCACTCAGCTAGTACCGAGCTAACGGTGGACCCACCTCAGGCTAACTTCAGCTCGCTCAGTGTAAACACAGGGTCGTCCCCCTGTCTCAGCACAGCCCCTCTGCCTGATTACTCAGGTGGCTACTATTCAATAACTGGGAAATAAGGCGTCCACTGCTTGTTGTGAATATCTTATCTTGTTGTAGTGACACACACTGACCAGTAGGTGGCGCAGCAGGGGTGTAGAAGTGTTACTGACCGGGTGTTTGAGCTTTTATAGGTCAGACGGGTCTCAGATTTCCCTGATCAAAAGCAAATTCCATGCTGATCTTAGATGGTAGACTAACATACCAGTGTTTAGTGGAGTAAAGTCTGATACTCAATAAAAACCGATGAGGTGTAGAGATTACCCACAAATGCACTTTACTGGAGCCTGACCTCTCACCACACTGATTACCCACAAATGCACTTTACTGGAGCCTGACCTCTCACCACACTGATTACCCACAAATGCACTTTACTGGAGCCTGACCTCTCACCACACTGATTACCCACAAATGCACTTTACTGGAGCCTGACCTCTCACCACACTGATTACCCACAAATGCACTTTACTGGAGCCTGACCTCTCACCACACTGATTACCCACAAATGCACTTTACTGGAGCCTGACCTCTCACCACACTGATTACCCACAAATGCACTTTACTGGAGCCTgaccccactgatatcataaccccactgtaatcccactgatatcataaccccactgttattacactgatatcataatcctactgtaatcccactgatatcataaccccactgttctcccactgatatcataatcccactgatatcataaccccactgtaatcccactgatatcataatcctactgtaatcccactgatatcataaccccactgttctcccactgatatgattaccccactgttctcccactgatatcataatcctactgtaatcccactgatatgataaccccactgttattacactgatatcataaccctactgatatcataaccccactattctcccactgatatgattaccccactgttctcccactgatatcataaccccactgtaatcccactgatatcataatcctactgtaatcccactgatatgataaccccactgttattacactgatatcataaccctactgatatcataaccccactgtaatcccactgatatgatTACCCCACTGTTAagacactgatatcataaccctactgatatcataaccccactgtaatcccactgatatgatcaccccactgttattacactgatatcataaccccactgttattacactgatatcataaccccactgttctcccactgatatcataaccctactgtaatcccactgatatcataaccccacttcaatcccactgatatcataaccctactgtaaccccactgatatcataaccccactgttctcccactgatatcataaccccactgtaatcccactgatgcataaccctactgttctcccactgatatcataaccctactgttattacactgatatcataaccccactgttctcccactgatatcataaccccactgttattacactgatatcataaccccactgttctcccactgatatcataaccccactgttattacactgatatcataaccccactgttctcccactgatatcataaccccactgttctcccactgatatcataaccccactgttattacactgatatcataaccccactgttattacactgatatcataaccccactgttctcccactgatatcataaccccactgtaatcccactgatatcataatcccactgatatcataactccaccgtaatcccactgatatcataatcccactgatatcataaccccactgtaatcccactgatatcataatcccactgatatcataaccccactgttattacactgatatcataaccccactgttctcccactgatatcataaccctactgtaatcccactgatatcataaccctactgttattacactgatatcataaccccactgttctcccactgatatcataaccccactgttattacactgatatcataaccccactgttctcccactgatatcataaccccactgttattacactgatatcataaccccactgatatcataaccctactgttattacactgatatcataaccccactgttctcccactgatatcataaccccactgttattacactgatatcataaccccactgttctcccactgatatcataaccctactgttattacactgatatcataaccccactgttctcccactgatatcataaccccactgttattacactgatatcataaccccactgttctcccactgatatcataaccccactgttattacactgatatcataaccccactgttctcccactgatatcataaccccactgttctcccactgatatcataaccccactgtaatcccactgatatcataatcccactgatatcataactccaccgtaatcccactgatatcataatcccactgatatcataaccccactgtaatcccactgatatcataatcccactgatataaccccactgtaatcccactgatgcataaccccactgttctcccactgatatcataaccccactgttctcccactgatatcataaccccactgttattacactgatatcataaccccactgatatcataaccccactgttctcccactgatatcataaccccactgtaatcccactgatatcataaccccactgtaatcccactgatatgattaccccactgttctcccactgatatcataaccccactgtaatcccactgatatgattaccccactgttattacactgatatcataaccctactgatatcataaccccactgtaatcccactgatatgattaccccactgttattacactgatatcataaccccactgttctcccactgatatcataaccctactgtaatcccactgatatcataaccctactgttattacactgatatcataaccccactgttattacactgatatcataaccccactgttattacactgatatcataaccccactgatatcataaccccactgttctcccactgatatcataaccccactgtaatcccactgatatcataaccccactgtaatcccactgatatgattaccccactgttctcccactgatatcataaccccactgtaatcccactgatatgattaccccactgttattacactgatatcataaccctactgatatcataaccccactgtaatcccactgatatgattaccccactgttattacactgatatcataaccccactgttctcccactatcataaccctactgtaatcccactgatatcataaccctactgttattacactgatatcataaccccactgttctcccactgatgtcataaccccactgttattacactgatatcataaccccactgttctcccactgatatcataaccccactgtaatcccactgaggcataaccccactgttctcccactgatatcataaccccactgttctcacactgatatcataaccccactgttattacactgaaatcataaccccactgatattacactgatatcataaccccactgttattacactgatatcataaccccactgatatTACACTGAcatcataaccccactgatattaaactgatatcataaccccactgatatcataaccccactgttctcccactgatatcataaccccactgtaatcccactgatgcataaccccactgttctcccactgatatcataaccccactgttattacactgatatcataaccccactgtaatcccactgatatcataaccccactgttctcccactgatatcataaccccactgttattacactgatatcataaccccacttttattacactgatatcataaccccactgttattacactgatataataatcccactgatatcataaccccactgttctcccactgatatcataaccccactgtaatcccactgatatcataaccccactgtaatcccactaatatcataatcccactgatatcataactctactgtaatcccactgatatcataatcccactgatatcataaccccactgtaatcccactgatatcataatcccactgatatcataaccccactgtaatcccactgatatgattaccccactgttctcccactgatatcataaccccactgtaatcccactgatatcataatcctactgtaatcccactgatatgattaccccactgttattacactgatatcataaccctactgatatcataaccccactgtaatcccactgatatgattaccccactgttattacactgatatcataaccccactgttctcacactgatatcataaccccactgtaatcccactgatatcataaccccactgtaatcccactgatatcataaccccactgtaatcccactgatatcataaccctactgtaaccccactgatatcataaccccactgttattacactgatatcataaccccactgttctcccactgatatcataaccccactgttattacactgatatcataaccccactgttctcccactgatatcataaccccactgttctcccactgatatcataaccccactgttattacactgatatcataaccccactgttctcccactgatatcataaccccactgttattacactgatatcataaccccactgttattacactgatatcataaccctactgttattacactgatatcataaccctactgttattacactgatatcataaccccactgttattacactgatatcataaccccactgttctcccactgatatcataaccccactgtaatcccactgatatcataatcccactgatatcataactccaccgtaatcccactgatatcataatcccactgatatcataaccccactgtaatcccactgatatcataatcccactgatatcataaccccactgttattacactgatatcataaccccactgttctcccactgatatcataaccccactgttctcccactgatatcataaccccactgttctcccactgatatcataaccccactgttattacactgatatcataaccccactgttctcccactgatatcataaccctactgttattacactgatatcataaccccactgttctcccactgatatcataaccccactgttattacactgatatcataaccccactgttctcccactgatatcataaccccactgttattacactgatatcataaccccactgttctcccactgatatcataaccccactgttctcccactgatatcataaccccactgtaatcccactgatatcataatcccactgatatcataactccaccgtaatcccactgatatcataatcccactgatatcataaccccactgtaatcccactgatatcataatcccactgatataaccccactgtaatcccactgatatcataaccccactgttctcccactgatatcataaccccactgttctcccactgatatcataaccccactgttctcccactgatatcataaccccactgttattacactgatatcataaccccactgttattacactgatatcataaccccactgatatcataaccccactgttctcccactgatatcataaccccactgtaatcccactgatatcataaccccactgtaatcccactgatatgattaccccactgttattacactgatatcataaccctactgatatcataaccccactgttctcccactgatatcataaccccactgttctcccactgatatcataaccccactgtaatcccactgatatgattaccccactgttattacactgatatcataaccctactgatatcataaccccactgtaatcccactgatatgattaccccactgttattacactgatatcataaccccactgttctcccactgatatcataaccctactgtaatcccactgatatcataaccctactgttattacactgatatcataaccccactgttctcccactgatatcataaccccactgttattacactgatatcataaccccactgttctcccactgatatcataaccccactgtaatcccactgatgcataa is a genomic window containing:
- the LOC140548757 gene encoding uncharacterized protein, whose product is MQKTPTGPSDLQELRGRAEICVSELIFLLQAASEERSVMQSLTSALWVLLLLIITAESNPGPRVKVKLHDSAVLPCSERCPGLVRWTVFHKRSDVLAECDQTSCRSMKEGYQMIHEEYLKGNISLIITRVDFSMRGWYTCACDRKDVCDAQLQIEPVRSSVEIQPGESLLLELKISDPVELVYNSGGEAGAPSVQICTVEGQSLKCNPEYMRRTSLTPALELRDMKPSDSGVYTVRDTRNDEVLYIYTVSVRDVQQSWIWKKGYEKGSDDGYLRGNSDGYRRGLGIGAVSFGIVGLVLGVILGRYVVPLVLPLLSRHFQRSRNTQENEAADEGSGVPMRRRQRQEEE